From a region of the Campylobacteraceae bacterium genome:
- a CDS encoding adenylate kinase, with translation MKKLFLIIGAPGSGKTTDAELIAAKHENITHYSTGDMFRAEVASGSERGALIDSFVSKGNLVPIEIVIETIVTAIKNAPTPLVVIDGYPRSAEQMTELDTYLNTEKEVELVSVIEVQVSKEVACQRVLGRAADAEVVREDDNVEVFNNRMKLFTDPLADIQAFYVNKDLLKQIDGERTIEVIVDEMDAFIQSKI, from the coding sequence ATGAAAAAACTTTTTTTAATTATTGGAGCACCAGGTTCTGGTAAAACTACGGATGCGGAATTAATTGCAGCAAAACACGAGAACATTACACATTATTCAACAGGTGATATGTTTAGAGCAGAAGTTGCAAGTGGAAGTGAACGAGGAGCTTTAATTGACTCTTTCGTATCTAAAGGTAATTTAGTACCCATTGAAATCGTAATTGAAACAATTGTAACAGCTATTAAAAATGCACCAACACCTCTTGTTGTAATTGATGGTTATCCTAGATCAGCAGAGCAAATGACTGAGCTTGACACATACTTAAATACTGAAAAAGAAGTAGAATTAGTAAGTGTTATTGAAGTTCAAGTATCTAAAGAAGTGGCGTGTCAAAGAGTACTTGGACGAGCTGCAGATGCAGAAGTGGTAAGAGAAGATGATAATGTTGAAGTTTTTAATAATAGAATGAAATTATTTACTGATCCTTTAGCTGATATTCAAGCATTTTATGTAAACAAAGATTTGTTAAAACAAATTGATGGTGAGAGAACTATTGAAGTAATAGTTGATGAAATGGATGCTTTTATTCAATCAAAAATCTAA
- a CDS encoding sel1 repeat family protein — MKLLFSFLFIISFLQANIINKKDFDYYKKRLEIKDVEAYYELGKTYYLGNVVPKNYKKAYLYLKKAAILEHKKAKYNLGVIYLNKNTKYYNPKRAFEIFDALAKEGQAAALNMMGNLYTYGRTVKKDYKKAVKYYEASSKKKYEKANCNLAYMYANGKGVSLNFGRAHIFAKVGKERGLFICKKVWKNFSLDKYPRDDGWKFNFYTQPHR; from the coding sequence GTGAAACTACTATTTTCTTTTTTATTTATTATTTCTTTTTTGCAAGCAAACATAATAAATAAAAAAGATTTTGATTATTATAAAAAACGCTTAGAAATAAAAGATGTTGAAGCCTATTATGAATTAGGAAAAACATATTATTTAGGAAATGTTGTTCCTAAAAACTATAAAAAAGCCTATTTATACTTAAAAAAAGCTGCCATTTTGGAGCATAAAAAAGCAAAATATAATCTTGGAGTCATTTACTTAAATAAAAATACAAAATATTATAATCCAAAACGTGCCTTTGAAATATTTGATGCTCTTGCAAAAGAAGGACAAGCAGCTGCTTTAAATATGATGGGAAATTTATATACGTATGGAAGAACAGTAAAAAAAGACTATAAAAAAGCCGTTAAATATTATGAAGCTTCATCAAAAAAGAAGTATGAAAAAGCCAATTGTAATCTTGCATATATGTATGCAAATGGAAAAGGTGTTTCTCTCAACTTTGGAAGAGCCCATATTTTTGCAAAAGTGGGTAAAGAGAGGGGTTTATTTATATGCAAAAAAGTTTGGAAAAACTTCTCTTTAGATAAATACCCAAGAGATGATGGTTGGAAGTTTAATTTTTACACCCAACCACATCGCTAA
- the uvrC gene encoding excinuclease ABC subunit UvrC: protein MTLEEKLKQLPTSAGVYQYFDKNGRLLYIGKAKVLKNRVKSYFKFSPVLAPAEKLGPRIFKMISEVVSLEWIIAPNENDALILENSLIKQLKPKYNILLRDDKTYPYIYIDYNEDFPRLEITRKVYKGKNIKYFGPYSIGARDMLASIYDLVPLVQKKACVKGKKACLFYQIKKCHAPCEGKITKEEYSSLIKTALEYVYNKKKLIVELKLKMEKFSEEFRFEDALKMRDRIKTIKKSEIKSGMDLATRENIDLFAIKAGPKKAVVVRLFIREGKLTSSSYDFIKLNFLEDNSSLDLNEAYSRAIVNYYDNEIPILPKEILVAIDLDEKEYLEEFLYSKFNKKIAIISPKKDKKYALMTIALNNCSELLRLEATKSSEDIYLKLEDLFSLETTPNRIETFDNSHMMGQATVGAMVVWQEGWIKSDYRHYNLEAKDEYGQMREVLLRRIESFEKNQAPDLWILDGGSTLLKLAHDLIASHGVNLEAIAISKEKIDAKSHRAKGSAHDILHFRKNEKYIELKLKPSDQRLQFVQRLRDESHRFVISFHKKQKRTEDKQISLLQIKGIGEGKVKKLLSYFGTFEEIKTANSLKLQEVLNKKDSDLVFNHFK from the coding sequence ATGACTTTAGAAGAAAAACTCAAACAACTTCCAACCTCTGCTGGTGTATACCAATACTTTGATAAAAATGGAAGACTTCTTTATATAGGAAAAGCGAAAGTTTTAAAAAACAGAGTAAAATCTTATTTTAAATTTAGCCCTGTTTTAGCTCCTGCTGAAAAATTAGGTCCTAGAATTTTCAAAATGATTAGCGAAGTAGTTTCATTAGAGTGGATTATTGCACCCAATGAGAATGATGCTTTAATACTTGAAAACTCTTTAATTAAACAACTTAAACCCAAATACAATATTTTATTACGCGATGATAAAACCTACCCTTATATTTATATTGATTATAATGAAGATTTTCCTCGTTTGGAAATCACACGAAAAGTATATAAAGGCAAAAATATTAAATATTTTGGACCTTATTCAATTGGGGCTCGAGATATGTTGGCTTCTATTTATGATTTGGTTCCATTGGTGCAAAAAAAAGCCTGTGTAAAAGGCAAAAAAGCCTGTTTATTTTATCAAATAAAAAAATGCCATGCCCCATGCGAAGGAAAAATAACAAAAGAAGAGTATTCCTCTCTTATAAAAACAGCGCTGGAATATGTATATAACAAAAAAAAACTGATAGTAGAACTAAAACTTAAAATGGAAAAGTTTTCAGAAGAATTTAGATTTGAAGATGCTCTTAAAATGAGAGATAGAATAAAAACCATCAAAAAATCTGAAATTAAATCAGGAATGGATTTAGCTACAAGAGAGAATATTGACTTATTTGCTATTAAAGCAGGACCAAAAAAAGCAGTGGTAGTACGTTTATTTATACGAGAAGGAAAACTAACCTCTTCTTCTTATGATTTTATTAAACTCAATTTTTTAGAAGACAACTCTTCTTTGGATTTAAATGAAGCCTATAGCAGAGCTATTGTAAATTATTATGACAATGAAATACCGATTTTACCAAAAGAGATACTAGTAGCCATTGATTTAGATGAAAAAGAGTATTTAGAAGAATTCTTATATTCTAAATTTAATAAAAAAATAGCTATTATTTCTCCTAAAAAAGATAAAAAATATGCTTTAATGACCATTGCTTTAAACAATTGTAGTGAATTATTACGCTTGGAAGCTACTAAAAGCTCAGAAGATATTTATCTTAAATTAGAAGATTTATTTTCTTTAGAAACGACACCTAATAGAATAGAAACTTTTGACAATTCTCATATGATGGGACAAGCTACAGTTGGTGCTATGGTTGTATGGCAAGAAGGCTGGATTAAAAGTGATTACAGACACTATAATCTGGAAGCAAAAGATGAGTATGGACAAATGAGAGAAGTACTCTTAAGAAGAATTGAATCTTTTGAAAAAAATCAAGCTCCTGATTTATGGATTTTAGATGGGGGATCTACTTTATTAAAACTGGCACATGATTTAATAGCTTCACATGGGGTTAATCTTGAAGCCATAGCTATTTCAAAAGAAAAAATTGATGCAAAGTCACACAGAGCCAAAGGAAGTGCACATGATATTCTTCATTTTAGAAAAAATGAGAAATATATTGAACTGAAACTAAAACCAAGTGACCAACGCTTACAATTTGTTCAACGACTAAGAGACGAATCTCACCGATTTGTTATTTCCTTTCATAAAAAACAAAAAAGAACAGAAGATAAACAAATATCCTTGTTGCAAATCAAAGGAATAGGAGAAGGAAAAGTAAAAAAACTGCTTTCCTATTTTGGAACCTTTGAAGAAATTAAAACAGCAAACTCATTAAAATTGCAAGAGGTTTTAAATAAAAAAGACAGTGATTTAGTATTTAATCACTTTAAATAA
- a CDS encoding methyl-accepting chemotaxis protein yields the protein MFKNISIKAKVQLLAIIPSIFLILLAYKSIMGDYTKVEKLKRLNTGIELSIRISALIHETQKERGNTAGYLSSKGLSFSNKLKQQITQSNEKLKIYHDFINTNDMVLISQNTKNLLDDVLLDINRMPSIREQVASFKLSLGQALFYYTNINTKLLNIVIEVSKISDSSALSQQLSAYSNFLLSKERAGIERAVGSSALNKDAFTNALKMKFTNLISAQKAFMNNFLQYANEKTKEKYHSLVNTEKIKEVESIRSVLLQAGEKHLLVSKMKDLLAINGIVDNMNAYHISKDETFKNQAKKNYIAFKNLVQKYKTLKNTKQEELFLIDKIDTYLLTNMKQTNNSYTNNDSINQALKTLGTSLFSVKSLYWFETISVKINALKKMDDYLASALLKGIKKEKALADSSFYLILFSSIFFFLFVVIMAGMFIKSIAKSLDEFSLGLLSFFRYLNKTDSKISLLHEDKSSEIGKMSIVINKNIKKVQKDLEEEKYVMDQTITVLQDLGEGDLSQRISLRSSNPSLNELTKLLNKMASNFENNINNVLNVLAEYSSYNYMNKVDTKGTKEHLEKLGLGVNTLGNSVTEMLIYNKKIGLSLNSSSDSLLNNVDILNQNSTAAASSLEETAAALEEITSTIVSNSDSIAKMSEYATSLTQSTKQGQELANKTMIAMDEINNQVSSISEAISVIDQIAFQTNILSLNAAVEAATAGEAGKGFAVVAQEVRNLASRSAEAANEIKALVQNANNKASEGKEVSSSMIEGYSLLNENIIKTIELIKTVEVSSNEQKAGIEQINDAVNKQDQQTQQIASAANETYDIAMGTSNISKEIVQSTNEKEFIGKEKIVLENTIPSNTSPKITFAPELKELETKNVSRNNTNSMQKELKNYAGNNTAFIEQKQDEEWESF from the coding sequence ATGTTTAAAAATATTTCAATAAAAGCAAAGGTACAATTATTGGCAATAATACCCAGTATCTTTTTAATATTGTTAGCTTACAAATCTATTATGGGGGATTATACTAAGGTTGAGAAACTTAAACGCTTAAATACTGGTATTGAATTATCCATTAGAATTTCAGCGTTAATTCATGAAACACAAAAAGAAAGAGGAAATACTGCTGGATATTTATCGAGCAAGGGGCTTAGTTTCTCAAATAAACTTAAACAACAAATTACACAAAGTAATGAAAAATTAAAAATATACCATGATTTCATTAATACGAATGATATGGTATTAATTTCTCAAAATACAAAAAATTTATTAGATGATGTTTTACTTGATATTAATAGAATGCCTTCTATTAGAGAACAAGTAGCTTCTTTTAAATTAAGTTTAGGACAAGCGTTGTTTTATTATACAAATATCAATACAAAACTATTAAATATCGTGATAGAAGTATCTAAAATATCCGATTCTTCAGCATTGTCTCAACAATTATCTGCTTATTCCAACTTTTTATTAAGTAAAGAAAGAGCAGGTATTGAAAGGGCTGTTGGTTCAAGTGCTTTAAATAAAGATGCTTTTACAAATGCTTTAAAAATGAAATTTACAAATCTTATTTCTGCTCAAAAAGCCTTTATGAATAACTTTTTACAATATGCAAATGAAAAAACGAAAGAAAAATACCATTCACTCGTAAATACGGAAAAAATAAAAGAAGTTGAAAGTATTAGAAGTGTTTTATTGCAAGCAGGGGAAAAACATTTATTAGTATCGAAAATGAAAGATTTACTTGCTATCAATGGTATTGTAGATAATATGAATGCTTACCATATTAGCAAAGATGAAACTTTTAAAAATCAAGCTAAAAAAAATTATATTGCTTTTAAAAACTTAGTGCAAAAATACAAAACACTTAAAAATACAAAACAAGAAGAACTTTTTTTGATTGATAAAATTGATACCTATCTTCTTACGAATATGAAACAAACAAACAATAGTTATACTAATAATGACAGTATTAATCAAGCATTAAAAACACTGGGAACTTCTTTATTTTCAGTGAAATCTTTATACTGGTTTGAGACCATATCTGTAAAAATTAATGCTTTAAAAAAGATGGACGATTATTTAGCTAGCGCTTTACTTAAGGGTATAAAAAAAGAAAAAGCTCTGGCTGATTCTTCTTTTTATCTTATTTTATTTTCAAGCATTTTCTTTTTTCTTTTTGTGGTAATAATGGCAGGTATGTTTATTAAATCAATTGCAAAATCTTTAGATGAATTTTCTTTAGGTTTATTGAGCTTTTTTAGATATTTAAATAAAACAGATTCCAAGATATCACTTTTACATGAAGATAAAAGCAGTGAAATAGGAAAAATGTCAATTGTTATTAATAAAAACATTAAAAAAGTACAAAAAGACTTAGAAGAAGAGAAATATGTGATGGATCAAACCATTACAGTACTTCAAGATTTAGGAGAGGGGGATTTGTCTCAAAGAATTAGTCTAAGAAGTTCAAATCCTTCTTTAAATGAATTAACAAAACTCTTAAATAAAATGGCAAGTAATTTTGAAAATAATATAAACAATGTACTTAATGTTTTGGCTGAATACTCTTCTTATAATTATATGAATAAAGTTGATACAAAAGGAACGAAAGAACATTTAGAAAAACTAGGACTTGGGGTGAATACTTTAGGAAACTCGGTGACAGAAATGTTAATTTATAATAAAAAAATTGGTTTATCTTTAAACAGTTCTTCTGATTCTTTATTAAACAATGTTGATATTTTAAATCAAAATTCAACGGCAGCTGCCAGTTCTCTTGAAGAAACTGCTGCTGCTTTAGAAGAAATAACCTCCACAATTGTAAGCAATTCAGATTCAATAGCAAAAATGAGCGAATATGCTACTTCTTTAACGCAATCTACAAAACAAGGTCAAGAATTAGCCAATAAAACTATGATAGCGATGGATGAAATTAACAATCAAGTTTCTTCTATTAGTGAAGCCATTAGTGTTATTGATCAAATCGCTTTTCAAACCAATATTTTATCATTAAATGCAGCAGTAGAAGCAGCAACAGCAGGGGAAGCAGGAAAAGGGTTTGCAGTTGTAGCTCAAGAAGTAAGAAACCTTGCCTCACGCTCAGCTGAAGCTGCCAATGAAATCAAAGCGTTGGTTCAAAATGCAAATAACAAAGCCAGCGAAGGAAAAGAAGTATCTTCTTCTATGATTGAAGGATATTCATTATTAAATGAGAATATTATTAAAACCATTGAGTTGATCAAAACAGTTGAAGTTTCATCTAATGAACAAAAAGCAGGCATAGAACAAATTAATGATGCGGTTAACAAACAAGATCAGCAAACACAACAAATCGCAAGTGCAGCAAATGAAACCTATGATATTGCAATGGGGACCTCAAATATATCTAAAGAAATTGTGCAAAGTACCAATGAAAAAGAATTTATAGGAAAAGAGAAAATTGTATTGGAAAATACAATTCCTTCAAATACAAGCCCGAAAATTACTTTTGCACCTGAGCTAAAAGAACTTGAAACAAAAAATGTTAGTAGAAATAATACAAATAGTATGCAAAAAGAATTGAAAAACTATGCGGGTAATAATACTGCTTTTATTGAACAAAAACAAGATGAAGAATGGGAAAGTTTTTAA
- a CDS encoding Crp/Fnr family transcriptional regulator: protein MEAFDFFRDLDKKDVDKIKASSKYVEVKKGTILFYEDDICKDTLYLIEGSVKLSISTSTNESIPLYDFCQGEQCIVNIASTLSETKAVATAEASSDIKGWMIPKETIQYLMINSMKYQKFIFSMFTLRFAALTTLVEDIKFKRLDSRILDFLRSHKSNTITITHEQIANHLGTSRVVISRVLKDLKNKQFIELQRGKILLLK, encoded by the coding sequence ATGGAAGCATTTGATTTTTTTAGGGATTTAGATAAAAAAGACGTTGATAAGATAAAAGCTAGCTCAAAATATGTCGAAGTAAAAAAAGGTACCATACTGTTTTATGAAGATGATATATGTAAAGATACTTTATATTTAATAGAAGGTAGTGTCAAACTTTCAATTAGTACTTCTACTAATGAATCCATACCTTTATATGATTTTTGTCAAGGAGAACAGTGCATTGTGAATATTGCAAGCACCCTGTCAGAAACAAAAGCAGTTGCAACGGCTGAAGCAAGTAGCGATATTAAAGGTTGGATGATTCCCAAAGAAACAATACAGTACCTTATGATTAACTCAATGAAGTATCAAAAATTTATTTTTTCTATGTTTACCCTTCGATTTGCAGCGCTTACCACCTTAGTAGAAGATATAAAATTTAAAAGACTTGATAGCCGCATACTGGATTTTTTACGCTCACATAAAAGTAATACTATTACCATTACCCATGAACAAATAGCCAATCATTTAGGCACATCAAGAGTAGTAATAAGCAGAGTATTAAAAGACTTAAAAAATAAACAATTCATAGAACTACAAAGAGGTAAAATACTGCTTTTAAAATAA
- a CDS encoding SOS response-associated peptidase, translating into MPGRLVIYDDRPFKEDCKNLIQLDMVQKLTPSYNIAPTLALPALLNNGNYLYGHFGFLPSWAKDRTSMNINARSESIFEKKTFREAFKSRRCIIPINGFYEWQKENKEKIPFYVSSSKNEYLALAGIWDEWFDKDLNMKIVTLALITCDANTKLAKIHHRMPVVLEKQDFQTWLNSSDIQELNKMFRIYESSNIKMQEVRKEINKVSFNEVSCLDEVDKKEEIKEEKISSLFDL; encoded by the coding sequence ATGCCTGGCCGTTTAGTTATATATGATGATAGACCCTTTAAAGAAGACTGTAAAAATCTAATACAATTAGATATGGTACAAAAGCTTACTCCTTCTTACAATATAGCTCCTACTCTTGCTCTTCCCGCCCTTTTAAACAATGGCAACTATTTATACGGACATTTTGGTTTTTTACCTTCTTGGGCTAAGGATAGGACTTCTATGAATATAAATGCAAGGAGTGAAAGTATTTTTGAAAAAAAAACCTTTCGTGAAGCTTTTAAAAGCAGACGTTGTATTATTCCTATTAATGGGTTTTATGAATGGCAAAAAGAAAATAAAGAAAAAATACCTTTTTATGTTTCATCTTCTAAGAATGAGTATTTAGCACTTGCTGGTATTTGGGATGAATGGTTTGATAAAGATTTAAATATGAAAATAGTAACACTTGCTTTAATTACCTGTGATGCCAATACCAAACTAGCTAAAATACATCATAGAATGCCAGTTGTATTAGAAAAACAAGATTTTCAAACATGGTTAAATTCCAGTGATATTCAAGAATTAAATAAAATGTTTAGAATATATGAAAGCTCGAATATTAAGATGCAAGAAGTAAGAAAAGAAATAAATAAAGTTTCTTTTAACGAAGTTTCTTGTTTAGATGAAGTAGATAAAAAAGAAGAAATCAAAGAAGAAAAGATTTCTTCTCTTTTTGATTTATAA
- a CDS encoding porin family protein, with amino-acid sequence MIKKIAITSLLSLALSTSLFSQELYVKLGLGTSSVDSNVKGVNFSGESILTLAIGTKIQEFDIELEYTYEKNKWRNVDTNVNGTGKTNNLMINGFYNLNLDSDFTPYAGLGLGSAKFDSGENDETYFVYQAMLGVNYALTKEFDLGLEYRYKDTNSDNDLSSNNILFVTKYKF; translated from the coding sequence ATGATAAAAAAAATAGCGATTACAAGTTTATTAAGTCTAGCTCTTAGTACAAGTCTTTTTTCACAAGAGTTGTATGTAAAATTAGGTTTAGGAACATCTAGTGTAGATTCAAATGTAAAGGGTGTTAATTTTTCAGGGGAATCAATACTAACTCTTGCAATAGGAACTAAAATACAAGAATTTGATATTGAACTTGAATACACATATGAAAAGAATAAGTGGAGAAATGTTGATACTAATGTGAATGGCACTGGCAAAACTAATAATTTAATGATTAATGGCTTTTATAATCTCAACTTAGATTCTGATTTTACTCCTTATGCTGGATTAGGACTAGGTAGTGCTAAGTTTGATAGCGGAGAAAATGATGAGACATATTTTGTATATCAAGCAATGCTTGGAGTAAATTATGCTTTAACTAAAGAGTTTGATTTAGGTCTAGAGTACAGATACAAAGATACAAACTCAGACAATGATTTAAGTTCAAACAATATTTTATTTGTAACAAAATATAAATTCTAA
- a CDS encoding alanine racemase, which yields MSKIVLIKENYFANLQILSNHLGSKDKIAVVYKDNAYGHGLLEMATLAKEFGITKAVVQFFNEAKVIESLFEEILILADTNIPTYSHAFHITINDLSDINTLPKNTKVHLKVDTGMHRNGIQEKDIEVAILGICRRNLVLTGVYTHHRSADKLSSDFYWQRRNFARVKKTVFTLCEKLSLAIPKFHSANSSATFRSKNYEDDFARIGIAQYGYLESNSVFNVPKLKPVLELWAKKISTRLLKKGQRIGYSSTFEAPCDMMVSNYDIGYGDGFFRYNSNKAYKTAQGYNLLGNVSMDNISLACGENEVCLFNDVRELAKINNTISYEILTSLKPSIKKEIR from the coding sequence ATGTCAAAAATTGTATTAATCAAAGAAAATTATTTTGCAAATTTGCAAATTCTTAGCAATCACCTGGGTTCAAAAGACAAAATTGCAGTAGTTTATAAAGATAATGCTTATGGACATGGTTTATTAGAAATGGCTACCTTAGCAAAAGAGTTCGGTATAACGAAAGCTGTAGTACAATTTTTCAATGAAGCCAAAGTAATAGAATCCCTTTTTGAAGAAATCTTAATTCTTGCTGATACTAATATCCCTACTTATTCACATGCTTTTCACATCACAATCAATGATTTATCTGACATCAATACACTTCCTAAAAACACGAAGGTTCACCTTAAAGTTGACACAGGAATGCACAGAAATGGAATACAGGAAAAGGACATAGAGGTAGCTATTTTAGGTATCTGCAGAAGAAATCTTGTACTTACAGGTGTTTACACTCATCACCGTAGTGCAGACAAATTATCCAGTGATTTTTACTGGCAACGCCGTAATTTCGCAAGAGTTAAAAAAACTGTTTTCACATTATGTGAAAAACTTTCTTTAGCTATTCCTAAGTTTCATTCTGCTAACTCAAGCGCTACTTTTAGAAGTAAAAATTATGAAGATGATTTTGCCAGAATTGGTATTGCTCAATATGGTTACTTAGAAAGCAACAGTGTTTTTAACGTACCCAAGTTAAAACCCGTATTAGAACTCTGGGCAAAAAAGATTTCAACAAGATTATTGAAAAAAGGACAACGTATTGGTTATTCTTCTACTTTCGAAGCTCCTTGCGATATGATGGTATCCAATTATGATATTGGATATGGCGATGGATTTTTTAGATATAACTCTAATAAAGCATATAAGACAGCTCAAGGCTATAATTTGTTAGGTAATGTCTCAATGGATAATATATCATTAGCGTGCGGAGAGAATGAAGTATGTTTGTTTAATGATGTAAGAGAGCTTGCTAAAATTAATAATACCATCTCATATGAAATACTTACATCATTAAAACCTTCTATTAAAAAAGAAATCAGGTGA
- a CDS encoding cupin domain-containing protein — MNNNYKKRVSINSNTLKWEELKNKNVCKKILSKEGIKETALIKINKNSVKNDDSSLINSVEIFVLEGTYINEFGSFEKGTYLRLPKEREKFVSSESSCLLFRKKNYFSDDEQCIVNTNTSFWSKGHGNLEVMGLGDNAALVKWPKNERFVSHSHWGGEEIFVLSGIFIDEHGSYEKGNWTRSPHLSKHFPYVEEETIIFVKTGHLV; from the coding sequence ATGAACAACAATTATAAAAAAAGAGTCTCAATTAATTCAAATACATTAAAATGGGAAGAATTAAAGAATAAAAATGTCTGTAAAAAGATTTTGTCAAAAGAGGGGATAAAAGAAACTGCCCTTATTAAAATAAATAAAAATTCTGTAAAAAATGATGATTCATCTCTAATAAACAGTGTTGAAATATTTGTACTTGAAGGCACGTATATTAATGAATTTGGCTCATTTGAAAAAGGTACTTATCTAAGACTACCCAAAGAAAGAGAGAAATTTGTTTCAAGTGAAAGTTCTTGTTTATTATTTCGCAAAAAAAATTATTTTAGTGATGATGAGCAATGTATTGTTAATACAAATACTTCTTTTTGGTCAAAAGGACATGGAAACTTGGAAGTAATGGGATTAGGGGATAATGCAGCTTTGGTTAAATGGCCCAAGAATGAGCGTTTTGTTTCACACAGTCATTGGGGTGGAGAAGAAATATTTGTATTAAGTGGTATATTTATAGATGAACATGGTTCTTATGAAAAAGGAAACTGGACACGTAGTCCTCACCTAAGTAAACATTTTCCTTATGTGGAAGAAGAAACAATTATTTTTGTAAAAACAGGACATTTAGTATAA